From Vicinamibacteria bacterium:
GACGATCCAGGACAGCACATCCCCGGCGCGGGCCAGAACCTCGTCGCGGTCGAGCGTGTAATGAGCGAGGGTCGGTCGCGTCAGGAAAAGAGAGCCGCCTCGGGCAAGAATTTGCGCATCGAGCGGCGGGACGGCCCCGCTCGACTGCCCGTACAGGACCAGCATTCCTCGGGGGCGGAGACATCGCAGGCTCTTCTCGAACGTCGTCTTGCCGACCGAATCGTAGACCACATGGAGTCCCTTGCCCCGAGTAAAGCTCTTCACCGCCTCCTCGAAGTCCTCCTCGGTATAGCGAATGACGACGTCGGCACCGGCCTTTCGGGCAGCCTCGGCTTTCTCCGGCGTGGAAACCGTGCCGAACACCCGGGCCCCTCTTTTCTTGGCCATTTGGACGAGCAGCAGACCCACCCCTCCCGCGGCCGCGTGGACGAGGGCGTCGTGCTCTGGCCCAAGGGGGAACGTGGCACCGGACAGGTAATGAGCCGTCATGCCCTGGAGCATTGCGGCTGCGGCCGTTGGGCCGTCGACCCCACCCGGAACGGGCACCAACTTCCACGCGGGAACCCGGGCGAGCTCCGCGTAAGAGCCGACCGCCATCGCCCAGGCGACGAGGTCGCCCACTTTCACTTCGGTGACGTTCTCACCGACTCTCTCGACCACGCCGGCGCCCTCCATGCCGGGAGTGAACGGAGGCTCCATCGGG
This genomic window contains:
- a CDS encoding quinone oxidoreductase; protein product: MKAIRIHAPGGPEALRYESVPDPTPGPEEAVIRLQAAGVNFIDVYHRTGLYPMEPPFTPGMEGAGVVERVGENVTEVKVGDLVAWAMAVGSYAELARVPAWKLVPVPGGVDGPTAAAAMLQGMTAHYLSGATFPLGPEHDALVHAAAGGVGLLLVQMAKKRGARVFGTVSTPEKAEAARKAGADVVIRYTEEDFEEAVKSFTRGKGLHVVYDSVGKTTFEKSLRCLRPRGMLVLYGQSSGAVPPLDAQILARGGSLFLTRPTLAHYTLDRDEVLARAGDVLSWIVRAELDITIDRELPLEEAAEAHRLIESRKTSGKLLLRP